Proteins encoded in a region of the Elizabethkingia bruuniana genome:
- a CDS encoding bacteriocin-like protein, giving the protein MKKLKKISRENLKKVNGGSYGCAGSPPDNPEIDSQCYYWACDGGQWVQFLCEG; this is encoded by the coding sequence ATGAAAAAACTAAAGAAAATCTCACGTGAAAATTTGAAAAAAGTTAATGGTGGCAGTTATGGCTGTGCTGGAAGCCCACCTGACAACCCAGAGATTGATTCACAATGTTATTACTGGGCATGTGATGGTGGACAATGGGTTCAATTCTTATGTGAAGGATAA